The Accipiter gentilis chromosome 29, bAccGen1.1, whole genome shotgun sequence genome segment ACGCTGCTTCGATGGGCTCCTTAGAAGAACCAGCAGCAAGAGGACATCGTAGCAGCACCGACCTCACCCACCACTCCGTGCACCCCTCGCAGAGTGGCTTAAAATGGCAAAGTACATGCAacctggaggaaaaaagcagagcTCGCTCTTCTGGGTTGGCAGAGGGCACCCTGAAATCCCAGGGCAGGATATTGAATAGGGATGTTACTCTCTGTCTGCCTTATAGACTGCAGCAGGCTTCCAAATATTGGGAGGTTTATGTATGCAATTAAAAAAGTGCAAATATTTCTCAGCTAAGTTAATCACCAAAACACTGAATCTACAGATGAGAGGAAGTCTCCATTACTTGATGCTTTTAGGTGATGGCTCCAGCTTGATTTAGATCAAATGGAAGTTCTGGGACTGCTAGGAACTTCTTATGTAAGGCTCTCTCTATGTCATATGAGAAGTCACATTAGAGGTCACAATAACGTCTTCTATTCATGATTAGTAACCTGTTTCTGGACACTTAGACGTTACAAGACAAAACAATGACATTGGTTAAATTTCCAAAGAGTAATTTGGGATTTACCTGTTGAGGTCAATATGAGTCACATTGCAAATTCTGACAAGGGTGCTGCAAGGGTGCTAGGAAGCAGGCTTCCGGAAGTGAAAAATCCGATGTCATGCCTtgccagcaaaaaaaattattgaaaaaaaaaaaggcagtccaCTTTGTGCTTCACCCATCAGGAACTGTTAGTCATCAGCGATGAGGCTGCTGAGGGAACAAAGACCGTTGCTTCAAAACTGCTCTTCACACAAGGTGAGcaaaaggccaccaagtcactgCTTCCCCCAGAGCATGAAGGGATGAGAAATGGGGAAtttttgaaaagggaagaaagaaacacaCTATTATGATAGCCTGGAACTCTAGGGGATCCTTCAAGCTATATCTAGAATAGATAGTGCATAAAATACACAGCGTTCCTTTGTCCGAAAGCAACGACAGAGaccaagaaggcaaaaaaatgtaaaaaccacCCACACGAAAGCTTGCCAACATAAGAAAAGCTACACACATAGGCAGCCCCTTTAATAAGAGGCGTGAGATGCCACCCTGCTCCAGAGGACGGGACCTCTGGAGACCACCGAGCCCAAGCCCTGCCTGTGCAGGGCCAGCCAGCGCAGGTTGCCCAGGATCACGCCCAGGACAAACCTTTCCACATGCCACGCTGTGGGGGAAAAAGCATTTGCCTAAATGCCTCTGTTTTACCGCAGAAACGCAATTCTGCTGTCCTGCCGAGTACTTCTTGTGAACATGCAGCTCTTAGAAGTTTGTGGGAGGTGGGGTAAAAGTGTAAGAATGGCTTTTGAGTAACACTCTTTCCTTCCTGAAACGATCTTCTTGGCAAACGTGAAAGCTGCTTCCTAAAGGTTTAGAAATACACCCACGTCCCCCGGACACTCTTTAGGAAAAGGTGCTTTATTCATTCATGCAACCGCTTCGTAGTACTGCAGAGTCAATGCATTTCCACAGCAGTAAGCAAGAGTGAGTCAGAGCGAAACTGCACTGTCAAGATCTCTGACACGGCAAAGGAAATACAGGTAAACACAGCAGAGTATCATCCGTGCGCAGGCCAGAGTTTCCTTTGTGGAATGGACACATCTGGCTTACGCTCGTATCAAAAAAAAATACGAACCAGTTTCCAAAACAGAGAGGAGGGAATTGCACAAGACTGAGAACCACTCTGCACACTCTGGTGTCAAGCCGAAATGACTTAATGGAGACCCACAGGTTGCTCAAAATAAGAGAAGTTTGGAAACGAGCGCTCAGCTCCTCGGCAGCAAGAAAGGAGGCTCCGCGGTGCCATGCCGCTGCCGCACCGGCTCCTGCTGACAGCGGAGGAGATTCCCTCGTGCCCAAAAAGCCTTTGTTAGCATCCCACAAAAACACCAGCATCCAAACCTACAGCTGAGGCTGAGAGTGACCCCTCTGCTGCAGGGGACCCGATGTGCAGAGGAGTGCCCGGGGCCGCATCCTTCACCAAAGGGAGCGGGGGGCTTTGGTCGAGGACCAGGCTGCCCACGGACCCTCCCCAGGGCACTGCCTCCTGACAACATCGCGCCCACTGACCATACCACATCGGGTTTGATGCCCCGATGAAACTTAAGCAGCCGTCCAGGTCTTGGCAGTGAAGCTTTATCGACTCATGGCAGATTTGAGCTAatccaaaacaagcaaaaaaatctccCAGGGTGGGAGCCAAGGGGGAAGCGGGGAAAGGTGGGATGCTACCAGTGGAAATGAGTTGGGTTTAAAATTACTCGGTTTTGCCTGAGCCATCTGCTGCTGCTCGCTCTTCTCCTTTCTGATAGCTTCTGCTGGCGGCTGTGTtagagcaggggaaggaaaatggGTCACCAAATACAACACACACTGTCATTCAGAGAAACTAGTGTGCCTGCAGTGATTCACCAGGAGCAGGCTTCCTCATCTCCTCTGGAAGAGGCAACAtcaacaacaaaaggaaaacaaatcagaaCACAAAATCCCACATTGTCCCCACCTCAAACCCTTCAATTACGAATGTTTCATCCCCTTTACTCTGACTCATACGTACGTATACCAAACATTCCTCTCTTTtgctcctagaaaaaaaaaaatctaaacatagGGTAACAACaatactttgcatttttccagctttttttttttgcaacaaggTCCTTCACAGAGGTTTGCAAATTCTGCTTAAAAGAAGTTCAATGCGGTGAAGGAAATAAGAATTGAAGTGATTTGTCCAAAGCAATGTATTGGAGGCAGGCTGGGAAGAATGCACTATTTCAAAATAACATGGGAGCTTTCAAAGAAATCcctctgatttctgaaaggccAACTTCATCTCCACTTTCTCTTTCTCAGACAACAGATTCTCAAATTCCTCAGTGCAATCTTTATCACAAGGAAGCAAGGGGGTGTGTACTGATATATATACAAAGAGAGCATGAAAGGGAGGAAAGCGGAAAACGATACACGTCAGAGGAATTATCTTCAGCTCTGAAATGGTAATTTTATCAGAGCTGGGTCAATAAGTCTCGGTTAAGACAGTACACCCAGTTCATAGAGCCAGCACTGGGTTGCTTGGATGGGACTCTCATCCATTTCTAGGAAACGAAATCAGATTAAAAAGCCAGAAACGTGAGTTCATGACCTGCTTGTACACTTTAACACCACACACCGATGTTAAACCAGTGGTCCCCATGGCACAAACCCTGCTCCCACCCAGCAGCTGTGGGGAAGCGGCCAGGCAGCCGGGCACGAGCCCGGAGGGACCcgagcagcagcacagcccagccGGGCTGGGCTCCTCCACCGCATCCCGGCACATCACAGCACTAATCCTGTCGGCGGTCAGGCACAACACCGGCCGAAGTTTGGGAGCACAGCCTTTGAGTTTGCCGAAGGCAGTGAAAATTCACATTGACTTCAACAGACTTCTGcgttaactgaaaaaaaaatttaaaattaagatttaagATTATTATCTGTATTTGCAGTAGAGCATTAGAATGCCAAAGAAGGTGACGATGTATTTGTGCAGGTTCATTAAAAGCAACGCTGCTGCATTTTGCATGGTGCTGGGGATCCTAAGTGCAGGTTTGATATGGaggtttaaaaatagaaacactttttttcccctaacaatAGGCattcatctaaaaataaaaagcaactgtGAGAATACAGAAGTAACCTCACACAGCACCTTTTCTTCTTCGCATTGTATCTGAAGCTTTCCTCTTTAGCCACATTTAAATTTACAAGaagcaagcaatgaaaaaaaaatgcagagtctAAGCACAAAAGATTTGATGGGGTGTGAGGAGAGGAGGGGGGTCAAGAGAACAGGAAACCAAGTTGACGGGAAACCCAAGTGACATTTGGGTTTAATGAATGACTTAAAACCCCAATATTGCTCGCCAGGAAATGGGGAGAGGAAATGGAGCGATGTTTTGAGAGTATAAATTAGGGGCTCCATCAAGGTGAAGGCTGCAGATctgctttttcccctcctgtgaAATTCAGCCGAGGGCTGGACCGAGAGGCGAGCAGCTCCCTTTCGCAGCATGCAAACGtgctcagccctgctcttgctgctcctggctgccagcaccctgcctgccaGGTGCTCGcctgcccaccccagctgcctccacttctcGGAGCTCCTGCCTGCAAAGCTCAAAGAGCTGAGGATCAAGTTTGAGGAAATTAAGGATTATTTTGTAAGTATAAGCCTGCTAGTCTCTTCTTCtcgttttgctctttttttttttttttttttttttttgcaaagttcagtgatttggatgaggggGAAGACAGCTTCCTCCTGGCAGAAACGATTTGGTCGTGCATTGTGTAACCGGCCGATGGGGGGGAGCAAGAGACATTCAGTTTCACTGCACGCTGAGAGACAACATGCGAGGCTTTTCTTCCTAGTTTTAGTTACAATGAACTCAAGAGATTTCATAATGAATCTTTGTGCACCTTACTAGCCAGACTTCCTCCTAAATGTTGCAGACCAAATTATTCACTGAATTAATCGGAAGGAAATAGTCCTTTCTTCAGGGCAACGAGGTCCGGCCTCGCTGAAGTCAGTGCTAGGTGGAAAGGGAAATCTTTTGCTACAgactttttctttgaaagaaccACAAAAGCCCGAAAACGGTATTTTATGACTGGTGAAACGCTACAGTAACTAGCACTTGCTTTGGTGCCTAAAAAAGGTCACTGCTTCGCATCGCAGCTAACGGGAGCCTCAGGGTTGCTGAGAAAGCAGCACAAGATGTGGCCAGAGCATTTGTCATTGCATCAGTACCGATAGAGATGGTTGGTCACATCTTTGTTACTATTTTAATTGTTGTCAGTGTGTTTTAGCAAGAAAACAAGATAGTTCTCCAGATTAAATCTCGAGCTAATGTGATGGCCATTTAAAGCTTGCTGTAGATCTCCCAGTTAACAATGGGAAGGGATATTTTTAACCTCTGAGGAAAGTTTTTAAGTACCTTGGTGCCATGGGGTGATGCTTTGGGTGGTGCCAGCTCACCCCACCGCAGTTCCAGAGCTGATGGTGCAACAGAGGCACCACAAGGACAAACACCCTCTGCAGATCGATCCCTTTTCCCCCCGTTGACTGGAGACTTAGGTAACAAAACCAGGGGGATTAACCCCTCCTGGCggcaggcagccaggctgggctggatTACCTGGCTTCCAGGGGCTGCCGTAACTTTGACGCCTATCTGAAGAGCGGGGGGGGGTTGCATCAGCACTCTCGCAAAAACACCCTCTGCAGCTGAAGCGAGCGCGCAGCGCTGGCAGCCGGCGGGAGGAGTTTCACACTAACAAAATCGACGGTACTGAGGTTTGAGATTTCATTATCTTGCTGTCTTGACCTGATGGTCGTTGCACTGCAAGGTTACGGACCAAAGAATTGGGGAGTCCTGTGTCCGGTGTTACTGTGCTATGCACACAAGAGCGCTGGGCGCTCTGAGCCTTCGCTTCAGGGAGACCGTAAACGCAAACAAGCAAAACGATCGTTTGGTAAGGCAAAGTGAAAAACAGTGTTGACTGCCTAAGTAAAGCTCATGTTTCCATTGCATCCTTTTGCAGCAATCAAAAGATGATGAACTTAGCATCCAGTTGCTCGGCTCCGAACTGCTGGATGAATTTAAGGTAAGAATTATAATTCCCATCTAATGAAGTCCCTTACCCTTCTTCATCCTTCGGCCAGTGTTTTGTAAGAAAGGAAGCAGATTGGAAATTGGGGCATTTCCTAATGTCACACAAGGACAGTTCTGCAGCCAAGCAGTAACACGTGTGTCTGCAGCAGGGCTGACGCACGGTTCCCCTCTCCCCGGCAGCTGCAGCCAGCGGTGCTGACATGCTGCAAGCGCTCCGATCGCCACCGCgattttgacttttttaaaaacacccaCGCACCTCGGTGCCGGTGGCCGGCCCCAACGCAGTTACCTCCTCTCGCCCCAGGGAAGCTTCGGCTGCCAGTCGGTGTCGGAGATGATGCAGTTCTACACGGAGGAGGTCCTGCCCAGCGCCATGAAGACCACCACGCACCACCGGCAGAGCATGGGCgacctgggcaacctgctgcTGAGCCTGAAGGCAACGATGAGGCGCTGTGTGAGTGGGGCTCAGCatcacggggtgggggggatgaaACCAATGGTCCGGTGAGGCAGGGCCAGTCCCAGACCAGTAGCAGGGTGGGGAGCGGGTGGTGGGTCTTCCCAGGAGCAAGGGGCAGGAGCGTGGGTGTCGGGATGGTGCGGAGGAGCAGGGCTcctggcaggcaggggctggcagagcccgTAGGGATGGGGTTTCTCCTAACCCCCGCTCTAACCCCCAGGCTTCCATCAGTTATATCAGGATGACTCGGAGGCTCCGGTCAGGAGCACCGCTTATTTGCAGCCAGCCCCATCCAACAGAGTCTGGCCAAAGAGatgaggggagggagggcggaGGGTCTGTCCCTTACCTGGGCGCCGGAGCAGCGTGGCTCTGCGACGAAACCTCCCGAAACGGCGACTGATACGGCCGTGACCCCATCACCCGCCGCAGGCTGAGTCAGACAGGGCGAA includes the following:
- the IL10 gene encoding interleukin-10, with the protein product MQTCSALLLLLLAASTLPARCSPAHPSCLHFSELLPAKLKELRIKFEEIKDYFQSKDDELSIQLLGSELLDEFKGSFGCQSVSEMMQFYTEEVLPSAMKTTTHHRQSMGDLGNLLLSLKATMRRCHRFFTCEKRSKTIKQIKETFDKMNEHGIYKAMGEFDIFINYIEEYLLMKRRK